In Streptomyces ambofaciens ATCC 23877, a single genomic region encodes these proteins:
- a CDS encoding PucR family transcriptional regulator, with translation MPGPGRCSAYPHGGRLHWTSTDPGRARLQAGTERASSGGRPRAAHPGQWASVGCACRLAPVLRPYGPGSGSRPPSDRRLYRRLRTRSAARSKARRSDTTRVHRRLAPRTKRPWPTRRTGRALGLRLSHTHAVAVAQGAASHEEGSGVPRQVERLSWRGSGTATSCSRPRTADSCALLLALRRKCCPTSPSRRTPPPTAAGRSHSGPGGVVQSYEEALNALELAGRLGLDDPVLRVADLLVYPVLTHDRQAMTDLVHDTLGPLTTARGGAGPLLETLTAYFDSGCVAAPAARRLSLSVWAFTYRLERIHQLTGADPRTLLTVTRCRRPPSGPGSWTGPQKRAEPPRSALADLAHAPPPAIRRPVYGCTRHALARRVTVRSHVLGFSSVTNRDVRCVTKDSAKTW, from the coding sequence CCTCCACTGGACGTCGACCGACCCGGGACGAGCTCGACTCCAGGCGGGCACTGAGCGAGCGAGCAGCGGAGGCCGGCCACGGGCTGCGCACCCTGGTCAGTGGGCATCTGTCGGCTGCGCTTGCCGTCTGGCCCCGGTTCTCCGCCCCTACGGACCGGGCTCTGGCAGCCGTCCACCAAGTGATCGACGCCTTTACCGAAGGCTACGAACGCGCTCAGCGGCTCGCAGTAAGGCAAGAAGAAGCGACACGACGCGAGTTCATCGACGACTTGCTCCACGGACGAAGCGACCTTGGCCGACTCGCCGAACGGGCCGAGCGCTCGGGCTGCGCCTGTCCCACACCCACGCGGTCGCCGTCGCTCAGGGCGCCGCCTCCCACGAAGAGGGTTCCGGCGTCCCGCGCCAGGTGGAGCGGCTCTCTTGGCGCGGTTCGGGAACCGCAACGTCCTGCTCACGACCACGGACGGCCGACTCCTGTGCATTGCTCCTGGCACTGAGGAGGAAGTGCTGCCCTACTTCGCCAAGCAGGCGCACGCCGCCACCGACGGCGGCCGGCCGTTCGCATTCCGGCCCCGGTGGAGTCGTCCAGTCCTATGAGGAAGCACTCAACGCGCTGGAGTTGGCCGGGCGACTCGGCCTCGATGATCCGGTGTTGCGCGTCGCCGACCTCCTTGTCTATCCCGTTCTGACCCATGACCGCCAGGCCATGACCGACCTGGTCCATGACACGCTCGGGCCGCTTACCACCGCCCGTGGTGGTGCCGGGCCCTTGCTGGAGACCCTGACCGCGTACTTCGACTCGGGTTGTGTGGCCGCGCCGGCAGCGCGTCGTCTTTCGCTGAGCGTGTGGGCCTTCACTTACCGGCTGGAGCGCATTCACCAGCTCACCGGCGCCGACCCACGGACCCTTCTCACCGTTACACGTTGCAGACGGCCACCATCGGGGCCCGGCTCCTGGACTGGCCCACAGAAGAGGGCTGAGCCCCCGAGGAGCGCTCTTGCCGACCTGGCCCACGCGCCGCCCCCCGCCATCCGTCGGCCCGTGTATGGGTGCACACGGCATGCTTTAGCTCGCCGGGTAACGGTCCGGTCTCACGTGCTGGGATTTTCATCCGTCACGAACCGTGACGTGAGATGCGTCACTAAAGATTCAGCAAAGACGTGGTAG
- a CDS encoding alanine/glycine:cation symporter family protein, with protein MSLDSVTQSVDEAVSGFFEPIAKWLGEVVFYAVPVGGTDLPLIVAWLVVAGLVFTGWFGLVQIRKFRLAVDVVRGKYDEEGSAGEVNHFQALTAAVSGTVGLGNIAGVAVAVSIGGPGATFWMILCGLLGMATKFVEVTLGVKYREVHPDGTVSGGPMHYLPKGLAERFGKNGKTLGKVLAVLASFMILFFGLFGGNLFQVNQSYAQLVSVAGGEDGALGSSAGALFFGILVAAIVGIVLLGGIRSIANVTSRLVPAMAGIYIVACLVVILVNVSAVPDAVVSIVEGAFNPEGVAGGVLGALIIGFKRAAFSNEAGLGSAPIAHSAVKTKHPASEGLVALLEPFIDTVVICTMTALTIVIANPASLGGDIGGVTITSDAFETVLPWFPYILTVAVLLFAISTVLTWGYYGLKAWTYLFGRSRTSEITYKVIYTVFAIAGSLLTLQTLIDLADAVLFSLAVINIIGLYLLAPVVKRELNTFLEYVRARNAGEDTGGDEDQEPVKTTV; from the coding sequence GTGTCACTCGACTCCGTCACCCAGTCCGTCGACGAGGCAGTCAGCGGATTCTTCGAGCCCATAGCCAAGTGGCTGGGAGAGGTCGTCTTCTACGCCGTGCCCGTCGGCGGCACCGACCTGCCCCTCATCGTCGCCTGGCTCGTCGTCGCCGGCCTCGTCTTCACCGGCTGGTTCGGACTCGTCCAGATCCGCAAATTCAGACTCGCCGTCGACGTCGTGCGAGGGAAGTACGACGAAGAGGGGTCGGCCGGCGAGGTCAACCACTTCCAGGCACTGACCGCCGCTGTCTCCGGCACAGTCGGCCTCGGCAACATCGCCGGTGTGGCCGTCGCCGTCTCCATCGGCGGCCCCGGCGCCACCTTCTGGATGATCCTGTGCGGCCTGCTCGGCATGGCCACCAAGTTCGTCGAGGTCACCCTCGGCGTGAAGTACCGCGAGGTGCACCCGGACGGCACCGTCTCCGGTGGCCCGATGCACTACCTGCCCAAGGGACTCGCCGAGCGCTTCGGCAAGAACGGCAAGACGCTCGGCAAGGTCCTCGCGGTCCTCGCCTCCTTCATGATCCTGTTCTTCGGCCTGTTCGGCGGCAACCTCTTCCAGGTCAACCAGTCCTACGCGCAGCTGGTCTCGGTCGCCGGTGGCGAGGACGGCGCGCTCGGCTCCTCCGCCGGTGCCCTGTTCTTCGGCATCCTGGTCGCCGCGATCGTCGGCATCGTGCTCCTCGGCGGCATCCGCTCCATCGCCAACGTCACCAGCAGGCTCGTCCCGGCCATGGCCGGCATCTACATCGTTGCCTGCCTTGTCGTGATCCTGGTCAACGTGAGCGCCGTACCGGACGCCGTGGTGTCGATCGTCGAGGGCGCCTTCAACCCCGAAGGCGTCGCGGGCGGTGTCCTCGGTGCGCTGATCATCGGTTTCAAGCGGGCCGCGTTCTCCAACGAGGCCGGCCTCGGCTCCGCCCCCATCGCCCACTCCGCGGTCAAGACCAAGCACCCCGCAAGTGAGGGCCTGGTCGCGCTGCTGGAGCCCTTCATCGACACCGTCGTCATCTGCACCATGACCGCGCTGACCATCGTCATCGCCAACCCGGCCAGCCTGGGCGGCGACATCGGCGGCGTCACCATCACCTCGGACGCCTTCGAGACCGTCCTGCCCTGGTTCCCCTACATCCTCACCGTCGCGGTGCTGCTGTTCGCCATCTCCACAGTGCTGACCTGGGGCTACTACGGCCTCAAGGCGTGGACGTACCTCTTCGGCCGCAGCCGGACCAGCGAGATCACCTACAAGGTCATCTACACCGTCTTCGCCATCGCCGGATCACTGCTGACCTTGCAGACCCTCATCGACCTGGCCGACGCCGTCCTCTTCTCCCTCGCTGTCATCAACATCATCGGCCTCTACCTCCTCGCCCCCGTCGTCAAGCGCGAACTCAACACCTTCCTGGAGTACGTCCGCGCCCGCAACGCCGGTGAGGACACCGGCGGCGACGAAGACCAGGAGCCGGTCAAGACCACCGTCTGA